A genomic segment from Paenibacillus sp. FSL K6-1096 encodes:
- a CDS encoding SWIM zinc finger family protein: protein MPELTATYVDSLAPNAAAIKNGQGLVRKKSFIELHQSENGDLLFGTCAGSGKTPYECSVDFVVPDSPVFRCSCPSRQFPCKHALGLLYAYTDGLTFTPAPVPEDIAGKREKAEKREENKAKQAAEGAEPKPKKVNKSALKKKINAQLEGLDLLEKLVLSFVRSGLSTIDKSAAKTIQGHVKQLGNYYLSGAQIELRRFANLMFSGKDQEQNYTYAMEQLTRLHAFIKKGRAYLQARSGDPELALDHESTIDEWLGHAWQLSELKEYGMVKEGAELLQLSFYSYNDAARQEFVDLGYWLDLTADGGQIHRTFNYRPYKAAKLMREEDSFFEIAVVPQLYTYPGGMNARIRYEAMTTRAVQSADLARVASQAHRSYAEAVKKVKNQIKNPLSDKQPVLLLHAASLGITENGQYVMTDSEGTRLLLEDLPSMPQGSTALLPLLPEEARQDCTVLVMFEHDLDQGRLRVQPLTVIKGEEIIRLLY from the coding sequence TTGCCAGAGCTTACTGCAACGTACGTCGATTCACTTGCGCCTAATGCCGCCGCCATCAAGAACGGTCAGGGGCTGGTCCGCAAAAAGAGCTTCATAGAGCTCCACCAATCCGAGAATGGAGACCTGCTGTTCGGCACATGCGCCGGGAGCGGCAAGACGCCTTATGAATGCTCCGTTGATTTCGTCGTCCCCGACAGCCCGGTTTTCCGCTGCAGCTGTCCCAGCCGCCAGTTCCCCTGCAAGCATGCGTTAGGTCTGCTGTATGCGTACACGGACGGTCTGACCTTCACCCCAGCTCCGGTACCCGAGGATATTGCCGGGAAACGTGAGAAGGCGGAGAAGCGGGAGGAGAACAAGGCGAAGCAGGCGGCCGAAGGCGCAGAGCCCAAGCCGAAGAAGGTCAATAAATCTGCCCTGAAGAAGAAAATAAACGCACAGCTGGAAGGGCTCGATCTGCTGGAAAAGCTGGTGCTCTCCTTCGTCCGCAGCGGCCTGTCCACAATCGACAAGTCTGCGGCCAAGACGATCCAGGGGCATGTGAAGCAGCTTGGCAACTATTATCTGTCCGGTGCGCAGATTGAGCTGCGCCGCTTCGCGAACCTGATGTTCTCCGGGAAGGATCAGGAACAGAACTATACATATGCGATGGAGCAGCTGACCCGGCTTCACGCATTCATCAAGAAAGGGCGCGCCTATCTGCAGGCCCGGAGCGGGGACCCTGAGCTGGCGCTGGATCATGAATCCACCATCGATGAATGGCTGGGCCATGCCTGGCAGCTGAGTGAGCTGAAGGAATACGGGATGGTGAAGGAGGGCGCGGAGCTGCTGCAGTTATCCTTCTACAGCTACAATGATGCCGCCCGCCAGGAATTCGTGGATCTCGGGTACTGGCTCGACCTTACGGCGGATGGAGGCCAGATCCACCGGACCTTCAATTACCGTCCTTACAAGGCGGCCAAGCTGATGCGCGAGGAGGACAGCTTCTTCGAGATCGCTGTCGTTCCCCAGCTCTATACCTATCCCGGCGGGATGAATGCACGGATTCGTTACGAGGCGATGACCACAAGAGCGGTGCAGAGTGCTGATCTTGCGCGCGTAGCCTCCCAGGCTCACCGCTCCTATGCGGAGGCGGTCAAGAAGGTGAAGAATCAGATCAAGAATCCGCTGAGCGACAAGCAGCCGGTGCTGCTGCTTCACGCCGCGTCACTGGGAATAACTGAGAACGGCCAATATGTTATGACTGACAGCGAGGGGACCCGTCTGCTCCTGGAGGATCTTCCGTCCATGCCGCAGGGCAGCACTGCTCTGCTGCCGCTGCTGCCGGAGGAAGCCCGCCAGGACTGCACGGTGCTGGTCATGTTCGAGCATGATCTGGATCAGGGACGCCTGCGTGTTCAGCCGCTTACGGTCATTAAGGGCGAAGAGATCATCCGTCTATTGTATTGA
- a CDS encoding HEAT repeat domain-containing protein: protein MSTALLQELHQEFRRLYIAGSGLAAGDFRLKRLLPQLQQLGERSPVFKKLGEGAAALLEPADADEAALGAALLEHTLLLESVLYTQGSMNVEGTPGPLPVQSFRLETKQPYRKLAPVLEALSTTGSGRYEIVEDAFQQGVFQDLRLLPLAVSALNDPYSELADYVKEHILPSYGPGIGVYLLESFNPAGGRSEARKLEVIANTGAAGHLETVYHAAESGSDEVRVAAIPCLAGDEKYTPVLLEWAADKKKAIREAAYKGLAAGGSEQGAERLYEAFCDGKDREMVAEVLANRPAALAVEKLADLFMEKLRQAPQDNGDPQQTEAAWTEIQHLTRALLMARSRKLDEIYSYVISGYDRFLALGWRLLITLAARYKQSSATEASLRELQELAERDYNYLLYYFRAARRMMNPREIYNQFAGGFKARLLSFVKKEAAQREQALIDILDRVIINPRAPYNYRTVDTYQRMTPEEIEASWDPRWLDWFIQRDALNPVCSFARPGHQGVRDYLLKKLKTPPQPNDDEVLSNIFTGLERAGVPEPERLELLMAALENGSFEHTNQFSPPLTRLMERFPSGYRSRLEAVAPRYPFVAKRQLEHLLSTIN from the coding sequence ATGAGCACAGCGTTATTACAGGAGCTGCATCAGGAATTCAGAAGACTGTATATCGCCGGAAGCGGATTGGCGGCCGGAGATTTCCGCCTGAAGCGGCTGCTCCCGCAGCTTCAGCAGCTTGGGGAACGGTCGCCGGTCTTTAAGAAGCTTGGCGAGGGAGCAGCTGCGCTGCTGGAGCCTGCGGACGCAGACGAAGCTGCCCTAGGTGCTGCATTGCTGGAGCATACGCTGCTGCTGGAGTCTGTGCTGTATACCCAGGGGAGCATGAACGTGGAGGGCACTCCCGGCCCCCTGCCTGTGCAGAGCTTCCGTCTTGAGACGAAGCAGCCCTACCGGAAGCTTGCACCCGTGCTGGAGGCGCTCAGCACGACAGGGAGCGGCAGATATGAGATTGTCGAGGATGCCTTCCAGCAAGGCGTCTTCCAGGATCTGCGCCTCCTGCCGCTAGCTGTCTCTGCACTGAATGACCCGTATTCGGAGCTGGCGGACTATGTGAAGGAGCATATTCTTCCTTCCTATGGTCCGGGGATTGGCGTTTACCTGCTGGAGAGCTTCAATCCGGCCGGGGGACGGAGCGAGGCACGCAAGCTGGAGGTCATCGCTAACACAGGTGCCGCCGGGCATCTGGAGACGGTTTATCATGCTGCGGAGAGCGGCAGCGATGAGGTCAGAGTGGCCGCTATCCCCTGCCTGGCAGGGGATGAGAAATATACGCCCGTCCTGCTGGAGTGGGCCGCAGACAAGAAGAAGGCGATTCGCGAAGCGGCTTATAAGGGACTGGCAGCAGGCGGGAGCGAGCAGGGGGCCGAGCGGCTCTACGAGGCTTTCTGTGACGGGAAGGACCGTGAGATGGTTGCCGAGGTACTCGCTAACCGGCCCGCTGCCCTGGCCGTGGAGAAGCTGGCAGACTTGTTCATGGAGAAGCTCCGCCAGGCGCCGCAGGATAACGGAGATCCGCAGCAGACAGAGGCGGCCTGGACAGAGATACAGCATCTCACGAGAGCGCTGCTGATGGCCCGCAGCCGCAAGCTCGATGAAATCTACAGCTATGTGATCAGCGGGTATGACCGCTTCCTGGCGCTGGGCTGGAGGCTGCTAATTACTCTGGCAGCCAGATACAAGCAATCATCAGCGACAGAGGCCAGCCTGAGGGAGCTGCAGGAACTGGCAGAGCGTGACTATAACTATCTGCTGTATTATTTCCGGGCGGCCCGCAGGATGATGAATCCGCGTGAGATATATAACCAGTTTGCCGGAGGCTTTAAAGCCAGGCTGCTCTCCTTCGTGAAGAAGGAAGCTGCACAGCGGGAACAGGCACTGATTGACATTCTGGACCGGGTGATTATTAATCCCCGGGCACCATACAACTACAGGACAGTGGATACCTATCAGAGGATGACCCCCGAGGAGATAGAAGCTTCCTGGGACCCGCGCTGGCTGGACTGGTTCATTCAGCGGGACGCGCTGAATCCGGTGTGCAGCTTCGCCCGGCCGGGACATCAGGGCGTGAGGGATTATCTGCTGAAGAAGCTGAAGACACCCCCGCAGCCCAATGATGACGAGGTTCTTTCTAACATTTTTACAGGACTTGAACGTGCAGGAGTTCCCGAACCGGAACGCCTTGAGCTGCTGATGGCGGCCCTGGAGAACGGCAGCTTCGAGCATACGAACCAGTTCAGCCCACCGCTGACCCGGCTGATGGAGCGGTTCCCGTCCGGCTACCGTTCCCGGCTGGAGGCTGTCGCTCCGAGATACCCGTTCGTAGCCAAACGGCAGCTGGAGCATCTGCTCAGCACCATCAACTAA
- a CDS encoding HEAT repeat domain-containing protein has product MSTALLQELHQEFRRLYIAGSELAAGDFRLKRLLPQLQQLGERSPVFKKLGEGVETLLEPGGAEGAAPGAALLEVTLLLESVLYTQGTVQAEGTPGPIPVRSFTLQTKQPYRKLAPVLEALSTTGSGRYEVVVDAFKEGVFQDLRLLPVAVSALNDPYSELAEYAKNKILPSYGPEISSYLLESFNPAGGRSEVRKLEAIAAAGASSHLDVIVHAAENGSDEIRAAAIKCLGGYEEYTDALLEWSADKKKVIREAAYTALAAGGSARGAERLIEAFIQKKDREMLAGVLADGAPAEVYARVTALFMEELQAAPENTAGKKVTEKAWEELTPFLITLYHVKTPELDAIFSYVLKEYNRYISLGWVPLFDHAARYKQESADSAALEELAELAQRSVRHLPNYFHAAKRTVSPQEVFDRFGGTLTDTKLIGQAAKQAAQRSQLLVHTIEEQAVDLYWDYEVRWDASGVRQYNKKMLSAEEVAAEWDPRWLDWSIKQDALNLACVFARPGHQGVQDYLKGKLVGPFKRYTYDRLANIFKGLERADLPEPERLELLMSALEENNVRNLYTFDHYLFGMMERFPARYADRLKEILPRFKYECKRQLEYIYDQLVSKL; this is encoded by the coding sequence ATGAGTACAGCTTTATTACAGGAGCTTCATCAGGAATTCAGAAGATTATATATAGCCGGAAGCGAGCTGGCCGCCGGAGATTTCCGCTTGAAGCGTCTGCTTCCGCAGCTTCAGCAGCTGGGAGAGCGTTCCCCGGTCTTCAAGAAGCTTGGAGAGGGAGTGGAGACGCTGCTGGAGCCTGGAGGTGCTGAAGGGGCTGCCCCGGGCGCCGCATTATTAGAGGTTACACTGCTGCTGGAGTCCGTGCTGTATACGCAGGGAACGGTTCAGGCCGAGGGCACTCCCGGCCCTATCCCTGTGCGAAGCTTCACGCTGCAGACGAAGCAGCCTTACCGGAAGCTGGCACCTGTGCTTGAGGCGCTCAGCACGACGGGGAGCGGCCGGTATGAGGTCGTTGTGGATGCCTTCAAGGAAGGCGTGTTTCAGGATCTGCGCCTGCTGCCAGTGGCCGTATCTGCGCTCAATGACCCGTATTCGGAGCTGGCTGAATATGCCAAGAACAAGATTCTTCCTTCCTATGGTCCGGAAATTAGCAGCTATCTGCTGGAGAGCTTCAATCCCGCAGGGGGACGGAGCGAGGTGCGCAAGCTGGAGGCGATAGCGGCTGCGGGCGCTTCCAGCCATCTGGATGTCATTGTTCATGCCGCCGAGAACGGCAGCGATGAGATCCGGGCGGCTGCCATCAAGTGTCTTGGCGGCTATGAGGAATATACAGACGCGCTGCTGGAATGGTCAGCCGACAAGAAGAAGGTCATCCGTGAAGCTGCGTACACAGCGCTGGCGGCAGGCGGATCGGCACGAGGGGCAGAGCGGCTCATTGAGGCGTTCATTCAGAAGAAGGACCGCGAGATGTTAGCCGGCGTGTTGGCAGACGGTGCTCCTGCTGAGGTGTATGCCAGGGTGACAGCATTGTTCATGGAGGAGCTGCAGGCCGCACCAGAGAATACGGCCGGCAAGAAGGTTACCGAGAAGGCCTGGGAGGAGCTGACTCCCTTCCTGATTACGCTTTACCACGTAAAAACTCCTGAACTGGATGCAATCTTTAGTTATGTCCTTAAGGAGTATAATCGTTATATATCACTGGGTTGGGTTCCTCTGTTTGACCATGCGGCCCGATACAAGCAGGAATCAGCGGATAGCGCCGCGCTCGAAGAGCTCGCGGAGCTGGCGCAGCGCAGCGTGCGGCATCTGCCGAATTACTTCCATGCCGCTAAGCGGACGGTCAGCCCTCAGGAGGTGTTCGATCGGTTCGGAGGAACGCTCACCGACACTAAGCTGATCGGCCAGGCCGCCAAGCAGGCGGCCCAGCGCTCGCAATTGCTGGTCCATACGATTGAGGAGCAAGCTGTAGACCTTTATTGGGACTATGAGGTCCGATGGGATGCCTCGGGTGTCAGGCAGTATAACAAGAAGATGCTGTCGGCTGAGGAGGTTGCGGCAGAATGGGACCCCCGGTGGCTGGACTGGTCCATTAAGCAGGATGCCCTGAATCTGGCCTGCGTCTTTGCCCGGCCCGGACATCAGGGAGTGCAGGATTACCTGAAGGGCAAGCTGGTAGGGCCGTTCAAGCGGTACACCTATGACCGTCTCGCCAATATTTTCAAAGGACTGGAGCGGGCAGACCTCCCTGAGCCGGAGCGGCTGGAGCTATTGATGTCCGCGCTTGAAGAGAACAATGTCCGCAATCTGTATACCTTTGACCATTACCTGTTCGGGATGATGGAACGTTTCCCGGCCCGCTATGCAGACCGGCTGAAGGAGATTCTGCCCCGGTTCAAATATGAATGCAAGCGGCAGCTGGAATATATATACGATCAGCTGGTGAGTAAGCTGTAA
- a CDS encoding AAA family ATPase: MSTEQGQLQDYMRLPAEILYREELEALRKEDSGRIPAGWQMSPRSVLTFIAGGKAGKTVITPKYIGNTRLIEMAVATLVTDRALLLIGEPGTAKSWLSENLAAAIYGNSGMVVQGTAGTSEEQVRYSWNYAMLLANGPTPEALVKSPIMRAMEDGGIARFEEISRCASEVQDALISILSEKTISVPELGKETSARKGFSIIATANTRDRGVNEMSAALKRRFNIIVLPAPSDLETELSIVKKRVGEIASSYELQAAVPADEALLKVVTIFRELRSGMTLDKKEKVKTPAGVISTAEAISLLTNSMALAASFGSGELTDEDLAAGLQGAIVKDDDKDKLVWKEYLDNVMKKKGADWRGLYQACREMNE; the protein is encoded by the coding sequence ATGTCAACAGAACAAGGTCAGCTTCAGGATTACATGCGTCTGCCGGCTGAAATCCTGTACCGCGAAGAGCTGGAGGCGCTGCGCAAGGAGGATTCCGGGCGTATTCCTGCCGGATGGCAGATGTCCCCGCGTTCCGTCCTTACATTCATCGCTGGCGGCAAGGCGGGCAAGACCGTGATTACCCCCAAGTATATCGGCAATACGCGGCTGATCGAGATGGCGGTAGCCACACTCGTTACCGACCGGGCCCTGCTCCTGATCGGGGAGCCGGGCACGGCGAAGTCCTGGTTGTCCGAGAATCTGGCGGCAGCGATCTACGGCAACTCCGGCATGGTTGTTCAGGGAACCGCCGGAACCAGCGAGGAGCAGGTCCGTTATTCCTGGAACTACGCCATGCTGCTGGCCAACGGTCCAACGCCGGAGGCGCTGGTCAAGAGCCCGATTATGCGGGCGATGGAGGACGGCGGGATTGCGCGGTTTGAAGAGATCTCCCGCTGCGCGTCTGAGGTTCAGGATGCGCTGATCTCCATCCTCTCGGAGAAGACGATCTCTGTACCGGAGCTGGGCAAGGAGACCAGTGCCCGCAAGGGCTTCTCCATTATCGCCACCGCCAATACGCGCGACCGCGGCGTCAACGAGATGTCTGCGGCTCTGAAGCGGCGCTTCAATATCATTGTGCTGCCAGCGCCGTCCGACCTGGAGACGGAGCTGTCCATCGTGAAGAAGCGGGTGGGGGAGATTGCCTCCTCCTATGAGCTTCAGGCGGCGGTTCCGGCTGACGAGGCGCTGCTGAAGGTCGTAACAATCTTCCGCGAGCTGCGCAGCGGCATGACCCTTGATAAGAAGGAGAAGGTCAAGACTCCGGCTGGCGTCATCTCTACGGCTGAAGCAATCTCACTGCTGACAAACAGTATGGCACTGGCGGCCAGCTTCGGCAGCGGTGAGCTGACGGATGAAGATCTGGCGGCCGGGCTTCAAGGAGCGATTGTGAAGGATGATGATAAGGATAAGCTGGTCTGGAAGGAATATCTGGACAACGTCATGAAGAAAAAAGGAGCGGACTGGCGCGGACTCTATCAAGCCTGCAGGGAGATGAACGAGTGA
- a CDS encoding DUF5682 family protein, which produces MSRAAVAGVHVFGVRHLSPGGASHVLDYLNELQPTAVLIEGPGDASAEIRHLTHAQTKPPIAILAFTEEVPVRTVLWPFAVYSPEYQGMKWAQANGAEAEFIDLPSSVTLGLQEGLRKGVPQHPQRPELKPAAHEEGEPAEDELREPESVYSRIARLAGEHDYDMYWERNYEHNMSSGAYRAAILAFSAEMRGLSESAERAEQPREYAYNALRESYMRRRILQKISEGHRPEKIVVICGAYHAAALTDLSDAMSDEELAALPSPATKLTLMPYSYYKLSSMSGYGAGNAAPHYFQLMWELMASGRPEELPHRYLSSVARLVRRSGTHRSTAEVIEAVRLAESLAALHGGSAPVLRDLRDAAQTLLGHGDLAAVADALARVDVGTSIGSLADGVSQTPIQDDLNRLLKRYKLEKYKSTVAADLALDLRENRRVSSEEAAYLDLHRSVLFHRLELLGIHFARNVPTGQTGATWAEHWVLQWAPEVEIEVVESTLLGETIEVAAAYVLREKLRECRSISEASALIVTACECAMTSQMEESSRVLQSLAVDSREVVSIAAAARELSKIIGYGDIRKVDTAPFVPLLEELFRRGCLFLLDASGCNDEAASLMITAMNDLNLISQEHDEIADTALWLQELLQLAQRDDRNPRLSGFACAILMERAAISAAEVAAEVSRRLSPGIPADLGAGWFEGLSMRNRYGLLSRMSLWEQLNDYINALEDEEFKRALVFLRRAFSTFSPREKTMISELLGELWGVNSEQAAEILTGELKEEEAKMLDDLNDFDFDDL; this is translated from the coding sequence GTGAGCAGGGCAGCGGTTGCCGGCGTCCATGTCTTTGGGGTGCGGCATCTCTCTCCGGGCGGGGCCAGCCATGTGCTGGACTACCTGAACGAGCTGCAGCCGACCGCTGTGCTGATTGAAGGCCCCGGTGATGCCAGCGCAGAGATCCGCCATCTGACCCATGCGCAGACGAAGCCGCCGATAGCGATTCTGGCCTTCACGGAAGAGGTTCCGGTGCGGACCGTGCTATGGCCGTTCGCGGTGTATTCCCCTGAATATCAGGGGATGAAGTGGGCGCAGGCGAATGGGGCGGAGGCCGAATTCATCGATCTTCCCTCCTCCGTGACGCTGGGCCTCCAGGAGGGGCTGCGTAAGGGTGTCCCGCAGCATCCGCAGCGTCCGGAGCTTAAGCCGGCTGCGCATGAAGAGGGCGAGCCGGCGGAGGACGAACTCCGGGAGCCGGAGTCGGTCTATAGCCGGATTGCCCGGCTTGCCGGTGAACATGACTATGATATGTACTGGGAGCGCAATTACGAGCACAACATGAGCAGCGGAGCATACCGCGCAGCGATCCTGGCGTTCTCGGCTGAGATGCGCGGGCTGTCGGAGTCTGCTGAACGCGCGGAGCAGCCGCGCGAATACGCCTATAATGCCCTGCGGGAGTCATATATGCGGCGGCGGATTCTGCAGAAGATCAGCGAGGGCCACCGGCCGGAGAAGATTGTGGTGATCTGCGGCGCTTATCATGCGGCTGCGTTAACCGATCTCAGCGATGCCATGAGCGATGAGGAGCTTGCGGCACTGCCTTCCCCCGCCACCAAGCTGACGCTGATGCCTTATTCGTATTATAAGCTCTCCAGCATGTCGGGGTATGGTGCGGGCAACGCAGCTCCCCATTACTTCCAGCTGATGTGGGAGCTGATGGCCTCCGGCCGGCCGGAGGAGCTGCCCCACCGCTACCTGTCCTCTGTGGCCCGGCTGGTGCGCCGCTCCGGGACGCACCGCTCTACAGCCGAAGTGATCGAGGCCGTTAGGCTGGCCGAGTCGCTCGCGGCGCTCCACGGCGGCAGCGCGCCGGTGCTGCGCGATCTGCGCGATGCCGCGCAGACGCTGCTCGGCCACGGCGATCTGGCCGCCGTGGCCGATGCACTGGCCCGGGTCGATGTCGGAACGAGCATCGGCAGCCTGGCGGACGGCGTCAGCCAGACGCCGATCCAGGATGACCTGAACCGGCTGCTGAAGCGCTACAAGCTGGAGAAGTACAAATCGACTGTAGCGGCCGATCTGGCGCTGGACTTGCGTGAGAACCGCCGCGTGTCGAGTGAGGAAGCGGCTTATCTTGATCTGCACCGCTCCGTGCTGTTCCACCGGCTGGAGCTGCTGGGCATCCACTTTGCACGCAATGTGCCGACCGGCCAGACCGGAGCGACCTGGGCGGAGCACTGGGTTCTTCAATGGGCGCCGGAGGTGGAGATTGAGGTCGTGGAGTCCACCCTGCTCGGCGAGACGATTGAAGTGGCCGCAGCCTATGTACTGCGGGAGAAGCTGCGGGAATGCCGCTCGATCAGCGAGGCGTCAGCCCTGATCGTGACGGCCTGCGAATGCGCCATGACCTCGCAGATGGAGGAGAGCAGCCGGGTGCTGCAGAGCCTTGCGGTGGACAGCCGCGAAGTGGTATCGATTGCGGCTGCTGCCCGGGAGCTGTCCAAGATTATCGGCTATGGCGATATCCGTAAGGTGGATACCGCTCCGTTCGTACCGCTGCTGGAGGAGCTGTTCCGCCGGGGCTGCCTGTTCCTGCTGGATGCCAGCGGCTGCAATGACGAGGCGGCTTCGCTGATGATTACGGCGATGAATGATCTTAATCTCATCTCGCAGGAGCATGATGAGATTGCTGATACCGCTCTGTGGCTGCAGGAGCTGCTGCAGCTGGCCCAGCGGGATGACCGCAACCCGCGCCTGTCCGGCTTCGCCTGCGCGATCCTGATGGAGCGTGCGGCGATCTCTGCCGCAGAGGTGGCGGCGGAGGTATCGCGCCGCCTGTCGCCGGGCATTCCGGCAGATCTGGGGGCGGGCTGGTTCGAGGGCCTGTCCATGCGCAACCGCTACGGCCTGCTGTCCAGGATGAGCCTGTGGGAGCAGCTGAATGATTATATCAATGCGCTGGAGGATGAGGAGTTCAAGCGCGCCCTGGTCTTCCTGCGCCGGGCGTTCAGCACCTTCTCTCCGCGGGAGAAGACGATGATCTCCGAGCTGCTGGGCGAGCTGTGGGGCGTGAACAGCGAGCAGGCCGCTGAGATTCTGACAGGTGAACTGAAGGAGGAGGAAGCCAAAATGCTGGATGATCTGAACGATTTTGACTTCGATGATCTATAG
- a CDS encoding VWA domain-containing protein — protein MAGGELKDTGLDSVISRWRLILGQEAEASLSACSAGGGQLLSEEEMIMDAALEAIYNETGASGADGNAGMGTNRRGAGSGRSAINLSKWLGDVRSLFPEDVVSVIQNDAMERKGWKQLLFEPELLAAVKPDIQLVGTLLALKGKIPEKTKETARMLVQALVDELVKLLETDIRRAVTGALNKRQHSPLPSLSGLDWKRTIERNLKHYDAERQIIIPERFFYFDRARRSKEWTVIVDIDQSGSMASSVIWASVIGSIFASIPALSTRVVAFDTEVVDLTEQCANDPVDMLFGIQLGGGTDINKSVKYCEQFIEEPKKTLFIIISDLYENGNQAGLVRRMRELRESGVRTMTLLALSDEGKPYYDERLAAQLSRDGTPCFACTPAKLPVLVEGALKGQDLGELAKRLGLGR, from the coding sequence ATGGCAGGCGGGGAATTGAAGGATACCGGGCTGGACAGCGTCATTTCACGCTGGCGTCTGATTCTGGGCCAGGAGGCGGAAGCCTCCCTGTCCGCCTGCTCCGCAGGCGGCGGGCAGCTGCTTAGCGAAGAAGAGATGATTATGGATGCCGCCCTGGAAGCCATATATAATGAGACGGGTGCAAGCGGGGCAGACGGCAACGCAGGCATGGGCACAAATCGCCGGGGCGCCGGCTCCGGCCGTTCCGCGATCAATCTGTCCAAGTGGCTCGGTGATGTGCGCAGTCTCTTCCCGGAGGATGTGGTCTCGGTGATACAGAACGATGCGATGGAGCGCAAAGGCTGGAAGCAGCTGCTCTTCGAGCCGGAGCTGCTGGCTGCCGTGAAGCCTGACATCCAGCTTGTCGGCACGCTGCTTGCACTAAAGGGCAAGATTCCCGAGAAAACCAAAGAAACGGCAAGAATGCTTGTCCAGGCGCTGGTGGATGAGCTGGTCAAGCTGCTGGAGACCGACATCCGCCGCGCGGTCACCGGAGCGCTCAACAAGCGGCAGCATTCACCGCTCCCTTCCCTCAGCGGGCTGGACTGGAAGCGGACGATTGAGCGCAACCTGAAGCATTACGACGCCGAGCGGCAGATCATTATCCCTGAGCGCTTCTTCTATTTCGACCGCGCCCGCCGCAGCAAGGAATGGACAGTGATCGTGGACATTGACCAGAGCGGCTCGATGGCCAGCTCCGTGATCTGGGCTTCCGTGATCGGTTCGATCTTCGCCAGCATCCCGGCGCTCAGCACCCGGGTCGTGGCCTTTGACACCGAGGTGGTGGATCTGACCGAGCAGTGCGCGAATGATCCGGTTGATATGCTCTTCGGCATTCAGCTCGGCGGCGGCACAGATATTAACAAGTCTGTGAAGTACTGCGAGCAGTTCATTGAAGAGCCGAAGAAGACGCTGTTCATCATCATCTCGGACCTGTACGAGAACGGCAATCAGGCCGGACTGGTCCGCCGGATGCGCGAGCTGCGCGAATCGGGTGTGCGGACCATGACGCTGCTGGCCTTGTCTGATGAAGGCAAGCCTTATTACGATGAGCGGCTGGCCGCCCAGCTTAGCCGTGACGGCACCCCTTGCTTCGCCTGTACGCCGGCGAAGCTGCCGGTTCTGGTCGAAGGGGCGCTGAAGGGCCAGGATCTGGGCGAGCTGGCGAAGCGTCTGGGACTCGGCCGGTAA
- the asd gene encoding aspartate-semialdehyde dehydrogenase, producing MSRKLRAGIVGGTGMVGQRFIALLENHPWFQVTAIAASANSAGKSYEESVQGRWKLSTPMPEAVKGILVQDASKVEEVAADVDLIFCAVDMKKEEIKALEEAYARTGTPVISNNSAHRWTPDVPMVIPEINPEHLEVIAQQRKRLGTETGFIAVKPNCSIQSYMPTLHALHEFKPSKVVVTTYQAISGAGKTFTDWPDMVDNVIPFIGGEEEKSEQEPLRIWGQVTGEGIVPSEQPVITTQCIRVPVADGHMAAVFASFEQKPSKEEILERWSSFQGRPQQLGLPSAPKQFITYFEEENRPQTRLDRDIEHGMGISAGRLREDSLYDYKFVSLSHNTVRGAAGGAVLIAELLKAEGYIQPK from the coding sequence ATGTCAAGGAAGTTGAGAGCGGGTATTGTTGGCGGTACCGGAATGGTCGGCCAGCGTTTCATTGCACTTCTTGAGAATCATCCATGGTTTCAGGTAACGGCTATCGCGGCCAGCGCCAATTCGGCCGGCAAGTCCTATGAGGAGTCCGTCCAGGGCAGATGGAAGCTGTCCACGCCTATGCCTGAGGCGGTCAAAGGCATCCTGGTTCAGGACGCCTCCAAGGTAGAAGAGGTGGCTGCGGATGTAGACCTGATCTTCTGTGCTGTCGATATGAAGAAGGAAGAGATCAAGGCGCTGGAAGAAGCTTATGCGCGTACCGGAACTCCGGTAATCTCCAACAACTCGGCGCACCGCTGGACGCCGGATGTTCCGATGGTGATCCCTGAGATCAACCCGGAGCATCTTGAGGTTATTGCCCAGCAGCGTAAACGCCTGGGTACAGAGACCGGATTCATCGCTGTGAAGCCGAACTGTTCCATCCAGAGCTACATGCCTACCCTTCATGCGCTCCATGAGTTCAAGCCGTCCAAGGTAGTCGTTACGACATACCAGGCGATTTCGGGCGCAGGCAAGACCTTCACCGACTGGCCGGATATGGTGGATAACGTCATTCCGTTTATCGGCGGAGAAGAAGAGAAGAGCGAGCAGGAGCCGCTGCGGATCTGGGGCCAGGTTACTGGAGAGGGCATTGTTCCAAGCGAGCAGCCGGTTATTACTACACAGTGTATCCGTGTGCCTGTAGCCGACGGCCATATGGCGGCAGTCTTCGCCTCCTTTGAGCAGAAGCCCTCCAAGGAAGAGATTCTCGAACGCTGGAGCAGCTTCCAGGGCCGTCCGCAGCAGCTTGGTCTGCCGAGCGCGCCTAAGCAGTTCATCACTTACTTCGAGGAAGAGAACCGTCCGCAGACCCGGCTGGACCGTGATATTGAACACGGCATGGGCATCTCTGCAGGACGTCTGCGTGAGGATTCGCTGTACGATTACAAATTCGTCAGCCTGTCCCACAACACGGTTAGAGGGGCTGCCGGCGGTGCGGTGCTGATCGCTGAGCTGCTTAAGGCTGAGGGATATATTCAGCCCAAGTAA